The following coding sequences are from one Leptolyngbya sp. NIES-3755 window:
- a CDS encoding hypothetical protein (hypothetical protein Npun_F5603;~similar to AA sequence:cyanobase_aa:LBDG_54370) gives MRVTLEQSGGFAGLMITKTIETQDLSPSEAQQLEDLVNGSNFFQLNSIVESSPQPDRFGYTLTIERDGRSHSIDLSETNMPEKVKSIVDWVQTRSR, from the coding sequence ATGCGCGTCACGCTTGAACAAAGTGGAGGATTCGCGGGGCTGATGATCACGAAAACGATCGAGACTCAAGATCTCTCTCCATCCGAAGCGCAACAGCTTGAGGATTTGGTGAACGGATCAAATTTCTTCCAGTTGAATTCGATCGTTGAATCCTCTCCCCAGCCCGATCGCTTCGGGTACACGCTCACAATCGAACGGGATGGTCGATCGCATTCAATCGATCTGAGCGAAACCAATATGCCAGAGAAAGTTAAATCGATCGTAGACTGGGTACAAACGCGATCGCGTTAA
- a CDS encoding hypothetical protein (hypothetical protein PCC7424_5267;~similar to AA sequence:cyanobase_aa:LBDG_32250) — MQILICPGMHPAEYTEAFVSKVHLPLERCAIFPSDRQPVYSSQHILEFFQPSNSVLILAFSAGVVGAIAAARIWHRQGIRIVRLIAIDGWGVPLFGDFPIHRISHDRFTHWSSLMLGGNATHFYADPAVDHLTLWHSPDAVRGVIESSNWEMTAADFISELVLLE; from the coding sequence ATGCAGATTCTAATTTGTCCGGGGATGCACCCTGCTGAATACACAGAAGCGTTTGTTTCTAAAGTGCATCTGCCACTGGAAAGATGTGCAATTTTTCCATCCGATCGACAGCCTGTTTATTCGTCTCAACATATTCTAGAGTTCTTTCAGCCGAGCAATTCTGTTTTAATTCTTGCGTTTAGTGCGGGGGTGGTAGGCGCGATCGCAGCGGCAAGAATTTGGCATCGTCAGGGGATTCGGATCGTTCGGTTGATTGCGATCGATGGTTGGGGAGTTCCGTTATTTGGCGACTTTCCCATTCATCGAATCAGCCACGATCGCTTTACACATTGGAGTTCTCTAATGTTGGGTGGAAATGCAACTCACTTTTATGCAGATCCCGCCGTTGACCATCTGACACTGTGGCATTCTCCAGACGCGGTTCGAGGTGTGATCGAATCCTCAAATTGGGAGATGACTGCGGCTGATTTTATTTCTGAGTTGGTTCTTCTGGAGTGA
- a CDS encoding bacillolysin (similar to AA sequence:cyanobase_aa:LBDG_54380), with translation MKNRRRNRCQFPCAICHIVPPHVTDRIIVNGNETQREWALQNLRASEQFRGRREAVGAVRFMAAANEKRRTVYTAGNGTELPGKIVRGEGASEATDIAVNEAYEGSGATYDFFKDIYQRDSIDGFGMRLDSTVHYGQRYNNAFWNGSQMVYGDGDGELFNRFTVSIDVIGHELTHGVTQNEAALIYRGQSGALNESFSDVFGSLIKQKVLNQTADQADWLIGEGLLTAKVNGTALRSMKAPGTAYDDKVLGKDPQPAEMKSLYTGNADNGGVHINSGIPNRAFYLTATAIGGYAWEKAGKIWYLALTERLRPSSNFRTAARVTSLIAAELYGANSNEQKAVQNAWKTVGVM, from the coding sequence ATGAAAAACCGTCGTCGCAACCGCTGTCAGTTTCCCTGTGCGATTTGCCATATTGTGCCGCCCCATGTGACTGATCGTATTATCGTCAATGGCAATGAAACTCAGCGGGAATGGGCTTTACAGAATTTACGCGCCTCTGAACAGTTCCGAGGACGACGGGAAGCTGTGGGAGCCGTTCGGTTCATGGCAGCCGCAAACGAGAAACGTCGCACTGTCTATACCGCTGGAAATGGCACAGAGCTACCCGGAAAAATTGTGAGAGGAGAAGGCGCATCAGAAGCGACAGATATCGCGGTGAATGAAGCTTACGAAGGATCAGGAGCCACTTACGATTTTTTCAAAGATATCTATCAGCGAGACTCGATCGATGGTTTCGGAATGCGGCTCGATTCCACCGTTCACTATGGACAACGCTACAATAACGCCTTCTGGAACGGGAGCCAGATGGTGTATGGCGATGGGGATGGCGAACTCTTCAATCGATTCACCGTTTCGATCGATGTCATCGGTCACGAACTGACGCATGGTGTGACCCAAAACGAAGCCGCTTTAATCTACCGAGGACAATCCGGAGCGCTGAATGAATCGTTTTCTGATGTATTTGGCAGTTTAATCAAGCAAAAAGTTCTGAATCAAACCGCTGATCAAGCCGATTGGCTCATTGGTGAAGGGTTGCTGACCGCTAAAGTGAATGGAACCGCACTACGATCGATGAAGGCTCCCGGAACTGCCTACGATGATAAAGTTCTTGGCAAAGATCCTCAACCTGCGGAGATGAAAAGCCTTTACACCGGAAACGCAGACAACGGCGGTGTTCACATTAATTCTGGAATTCCGAATCGTGCCTTCTATCTCACAGCAACCGCGATCGGGGGATACGCCTGGGAAAAAGCTGGAAAAATTTGGTATCTTGCACTTACGGAACGTTTGCGCCCTTCCTCGAATTTCCGCACCGCTGCACGAGTCACATCCCTAATTGCAGCAGAACTTTACGGCGCAAACAGCAACGAACAAAAAGCAGTTCAAAATGCTTGGAAAACAGTTGGTGTCATGTAA
- a CDS encoding aldo/keto reductase (similar to AA sequence:cyanobase_aa:LBDG_35160) gives MNGWIEDQVKAVIGGENLAIAQTVIDIAEEVGKLPAQVALNWIRHQSDGIIPIIGSRKLQQIQENIASLEFDLTPEQLKRLDDISSIELGFPHDFLKSDRVQNFAFGGVIKQLDLRVR, from the coding sequence ATGAATGGTTGGATCGAAGATCAAGTGAAAGCTGTGATCGGAGGAGAAAATTTAGCGATCGCTCAGACTGTAATTGATATCGCTGAAGAAGTTGGGAAACTTCCCGCTCAAGTGGCACTCAATTGGATTCGGCATCAATCGGATGGAATCATTCCGATCATTGGATCGCGCAAACTTCAGCAGATTCAGGAAAACATTGCTTCTCTAGAGTTCGATCTCACTCCAGAACAGCTTAAACGACTCGATGACATTAGCTCGATCGAGCTTGGTTTTCCACATGATTTTCTCAAGTCCGACAGGGTTCAAAACTTTGCATTTGGCGGCGTGATCAAACAACTCGATCTCAGAGTGCGCTGA
- a CDS encoding acetolactate synthase, large subunit, biosynthetic type (similar to AA sequence:cyanobase_aa:LBDG_32260) has translation MLGIVGILKKSVRQSLDTSRDQPYTIFLLLASYDTKIFQFIQSSILEEGIPVQLQQRSAVQKVTGAFALIDSLSRHGVQHIFGYPGGAILPIYDELYRAEQAGILKHILVRHEQGAAHAADGYARATGQVGVCFATSGPGATNLVTGIATAHMDSIPMVIVTGQVPRPAIGSDAFQETDIYGITLPIVKHSYVVRDPRDMARIVAEAFYIASTGRPGPVLIDVPKDVGVEQFDYVPVDPGSVRLTGYRPTVKGNPRQIGQALKLIRQAQRPLLYVGGGAIAAGAHSEVKELAERFKLPVTTTLMGIGAFDEHHPLSVGMLGMHGTAYANFAVTECDLLIAVGARFDDRVTGKLDEFASRAKVIHIDIDPAEVGKVRLPDVPIVGDVKQVLGDLLERSTEESDPANPEQTAAWLARIDRWREDYPLVAPEYPGVLSPQEVIAEVGRQAPNAFYTTDVGQHQMWAAQFLKNGPRRWISSAGLGTMGFGMPAAMGAKVAVPDEEVICISGDSSIQMNIQELGTLSQYGINVKTVIVNNGWQGMVRQWQEAFYDERYSNSNMQVGTPDFVKLAEAFGIKGMVVETREELKSAIAEMIAHPGPVLMDVRVKKNENCYPMVPSGKSNAQMIGLPERKLLERAAATIECQNCGTENVPTNQFCPSCGTKI, from the coding sequence ATGCTTGGTATCGTGGGCATCTTGAAAAAATCCGTAAGACAGTCTCTCGACACAAGTAGGGATCAGCCTTACACTATATTTCTATTACTTGCATCCTACGATACAAAAATCTTCCAATTTATCCAATCGAGCATACTTGAAGAGGGTATTCCTGTGCAGTTGCAGCAACGATCGGCAGTCCAAAAAGTGACGGGTGCTTTTGCTTTAATCGATAGCCTCAGTCGTCACGGTGTCCAACATATTTTCGGCTATCCCGGCGGCGCAATTCTGCCGATTTATGATGAACTCTATCGGGCTGAACAGGCTGGAATTCTGAAGCACATTCTCGTGCGCCATGAACAGGGAGCCGCTCACGCTGCCGATGGGTATGCTCGTGCAACTGGACAGGTGGGAGTTTGTTTTGCAACTTCGGGACCGGGTGCGACGAATTTGGTGACAGGAATTGCGACGGCACACATGGATTCGATCCCGATGGTGATTGTGACGGGGCAAGTTCCACGTCCTGCGATCGGGAGTGATGCGTTCCAGGAAACCGATATTTACGGGATCACGTTACCGATCGTGAAACATTCATACGTGGTTCGCGATCCCAGAGACATGGCGCGAATCGTTGCTGAAGCGTTCTACATTGCGAGTACTGGACGACCGGGACCTGTTCTAATCGACGTGCCGAAAGATGTCGGAGTTGAACAATTCGATTATGTTCCAGTTGATCCAGGTTCAGTGCGGTTAACGGGCTATCGTCCGACCGTGAAAGGGAATCCGCGTCAGATTGGACAAGCATTAAAGCTGATTCGTCAGGCACAGCGTCCCTTACTCTATGTCGGTGGGGGCGCGATCGCAGCAGGCGCACATTCAGAAGTGAAAGAACTCGCTGAGCGGTTTAAACTGCCTGTCACTACGACGCTGATGGGAATTGGCGCATTTGATGAGCATCATCCGCTTTCGGTTGGAATGCTTGGAATGCACGGAACGGCTTATGCGAACTTTGCTGTGACCGAATGTGATTTGTTGATTGCAGTGGGAGCGCGGTTTGACGATCGAGTAACCGGAAAGCTGGATGAATTTGCGTCTCGTGCAAAAGTGATTCACATCGACATCGATCCCGCAGAAGTTGGAAAAGTTCGCTTACCCGATGTGCCGATCGTGGGAGATGTGAAGCAAGTTCTGGGCGATTTGTTAGAGCGTAGTACTGAAGAAAGCGATCCCGCGAATCCAGAACAGACTGCCGCTTGGCTTGCGAGAATCGATCGTTGGCGTGAAGATTATCCGCTAGTTGCACCTGAATATCCGGGTGTGCTGTCGCCGCAAGAAGTGATCGCAGAAGTTGGACGGCAAGCTCCGAATGCTTTCTATACAACCGACGTGGGACAGCATCAAATGTGGGCAGCGCAGTTTCTCAAGAATGGTCCGCGTCGCTGGATTTCGAGTGCTGGACTTGGAACGATGGGATTTGGAATGCCCGCTGCAATGGGCGCAAAAGTCGCAGTTCCAGACGAAGAAGTGATCTGTATTAGTGGCGATTCCAGTATTCAGATGAACATTCAAGAGCTTGGAACATTGTCACAGTATGGAATTAATGTCAAAACCGTGATTGTTAACAACGGTTGGCAGGGCATGGTTCGTCAGTGGCAAGAAGCATTCTATGATGAGCGCTATTCCAACTCGAATATGCAGGTCGGAACACCAGATTTTGTCAAATTAGCAGAGGCGTTTGGCATTAAAGGAATGGTAGTCGAGACCCGTGAGGAACTGAAGAGTGCGATCGCGGAAATGATCGCGCATCCGGGTCCGGTTTTGATGGATGTTCGCGTCAAGAAGAACGAGAACTGTTATCCGATGGTTCCATCCGGTAAGAGCAATGCTCAAATGATCGGTTTGCCTGAGCGGAAATTGTTGGAGCGGGCGGCGGCAACGATCGAATGCCAGAATTGTGGAACCGAGAATGTTCCGACGAATCAGTTCTGTCCGAGTTGTGGCACGAAAATCTAG